One Arachis hypogaea cultivar Tifrunner chromosome 2, arahy.Tifrunner.gnm2.J5K5, whole genome shotgun sequence genomic window, caaaaataaaataattttcttgcagtatataattaatttttctatgaataaaaatttagttattatttattaattattttaattataaatataaatttaatttaatttaattatattatattatctatAAAGTTGATTACAAATATAAATGTATAATCATTCtgcattgttatatatatatatatatatatatatatatatatatatatttatttatttatttattaatgattaattaataactaattttttatataaacagTAACAATGTTTTTTAattggataaaatatattttttgtctttgaaatttgacaaaaattttaaaaatatctttaaattttattttgttttaattttgtccaaaatttttttcatttgcatcaaatatatccttaacagctaatttttcaaaaaatttaagactaatttaacaacaatttcaaaagaacAATCCTCAACACtaacaaatcaagcataattttcatgtcttGAAAATGACGTGTTGATCTCCGGTTGATattgagagatgcaaatacaatAATAAGGACCATTTCTCTTCAAATGGAGCTTTCGTTGTCTTGGAAGGAGTTTAAAAGTAGTATTAAGCGAAACTGCCTTTTTAAAAcaatttcttgtttatttttatttctttctttgttgttgttgtttttttttaagtCACAACAAAAGGcataattttaatgtattgttgttaaattggtcttaattttttttaaaatttagccgtcgaaagtatatttgatgcaaattgaaaaattttggaacaaaattaaaataaaataaaatttaagaatatttttaaaatttttgtcaaatttcaaaaacaaaaaatatactttatcctttcTAATTTCTAGTAATAACATTATACAATTGTTACATAGTTgaataaattgttttttttttttttataaaattttcattgAATTCACCATTGAATTTAAAGCTTATATTTCATAAATTGTCTCcgtaaaatttcattaaaattatttgatatacttACATACTCGCAAATCAATGTTAACATGTTTCAACGGCAAACTATGACAATaaaatagtaattaaaaaaataaaatagtaattaaaCATTGTGATCCACATGATCATGTGGTATTCCCTTTTTTTCCTAAGACATATCTTTGTCTGAACCCTTCTACTCTTTCAGATAACAAGCTCCAATTTTTCTCTACCACCAAaatcatgggtccatttccattTCTCCCTAGGGACACAAAAACAGGGTTACAATCAACAATTcaccttctttaattttctttcattagcttgtttttttttttttaattattttactaacttGAACAATAGGGTATGGCGTGACCAACATCGGTGTTGCAAGGTTGGTCCTTATTAAGGCGAAGAAAACGAAGGGTTTGAGCTCCTGCTATGGCTCCACCACTTGGTGCTATCATGTATATCCAAATGTCCTTGAATTTCCATGAAACAATTGCTGGTCCTAATGATCTTGCAGGGTTCATTGATCCACCTGACACAGGCCTTCAATTCCACACATACAAAACAGAGCACTCTGTTATTCAAATAAAAACTACTATGTATATAGTGGATGTTATCTAATAAGATAAGATTTAGTATATGTTATTAAAATCAATCATGCTATATATATGCGcacaaaatttataaattttatgttaaaatataaaatacatattaaaataaaaaaataacatattgaAATGTCAATAAAACTCTTCCAATAAGATTTTGGCGCTGATTATATgggtttgaataaaaaaaaatctaaaaaaaaaattttgggtcGAAGGCAGGTCAATAAGTTAAAATCCCTAAGTCATTTAAATTGAGACGGTAGTTGTTTAGAGTTGCTCGATATCTTCAGATGAGTGTCTTGAGTCTTAAAATAATTTGGGATCAACTCTTGAACTATCaggactaattttaatttttgttaattttttaattatattttttattattatattttcttttcaaattttttgaataaaaaaataaaaataaattagactttcataatttattttagtttatcatcaaataaaatataaagatattaatttttatatttctattcttTGTGTcttatttttagtgtcttgtcaTATCTTGTCCTGTTCTTAAAACCAGACGAAGCTATagtgactaattttttatatatgcataatatttttaaattaaaattaatttaattattttaaaaatctctATAATTCTAACTAACTTTAAACGGTTTTCTATcgtttaaaattttgtatttaaatttactATAAAATTATAAGTCGATTATCTATatagattaattaattatttataattaagtctccatatcaaataataaatattttctcAATCAAGCTCAGAGTCTTTCgtgcttaaattttttattctatccCTATActatagaaaattttttaaaaaaatattcaacttTTCATCTGGGTTTCAGAATAGGGTTTGATACTTTGATTACCATATTTTCAAACCATAGAGATatagttaaaaaaaatgtttgCACTTGGCACAACCTAGTAGCTTGTATTGAAATATTTAACTCACAGGAtcaaatttgattaaaataatttttagagtaaagtatattttttgttcctaatatttatgattttttttaaaaatatccgtAATATTAGTTGTATTTAAttttgtccttaacgttttttatttgtatcaaaattaCTCTGTAAGTGTTATAATTCCATGTATATTATTAGGGACAAAATTAAAAAcctttaataataattttgacacaaagcgaaaatattaattacaaaattaaataaatcaaaaacgttaaaaacaaaattaaatgttagaattatttttgaaaaagaaattcacaaacattaaaaaaaaatttactttaccCTAATTTTTATATAGACCACAGAATTAATCACAAGTCTTTAAATTATATAGACctaattgaaatttgaataaaattaaaggaTCTCAAAAATAATTTAACCAAAAATAGGGAGCAAAAAGGAGAATTTGTTAATAATTTGTAGTTAATTACCCTGTGATTAGTACAGCAAGACCAATTGCAATTCCAGCAACAAAGCCAGATAAATGCCCAACCTGCATAAATAGTTTGTCTTAAGTTTCAGCTTATTGTAGATAAATGTAAAATAGTTTAATAATTAAAGAActtaatcaataatttaattatgtattCCTTACTGATTCATACTCAGATGTCAAAGCTGCAACAAGGAACATGATGATGAAAGTTGCAATGAGTTCAACCCAGAATGCAGAGTTGCAACCTTGGATTGGCCTTGTGATCATAACCTCTGATTTTATGCCATAAACAAGGCTACCTATAAATGTGGCAAATATAGAACCTACTATCTGTGCTATTATGTAAATTGGAACCTGTTCAGttcaacaaaataaacaaaaaagaataaattatgctAGCTACCTGAATTTTAACGGGGTATATTCTCTTGCTTTTATTTAGGTtattatagtttaaaaatttataatcaaattctTATATCTTGTATAAAAATTTTCATTGAAGTAATTTTCAAATGAAATTATCATATTGTATAAATGTTTTTGGGTCCAGTTtctttaatataaaatttgtgaTCAAGTCTGTATGTCGGATTgataaattactattttatatgaatttttcttAACAACGGAGAAatcttatatcaatttttttatacaagATTTTCAAAACTCGAATAGAAAGagttagaaatttaaaaatttaaaagttccATCGTAATTTAATCGAAAttgaattaaatataataaaataatatatttttgtataatatatattcttaaaaataaatttttgtattttattatttattttaaactgattaatttttaaaagttcaaATCAATTTGAccgatttatcaatttttttaaggtGAAAATTgaagtgcagtcgacttcacatgaagttgataacagagagctgttagatgaaattttagtcaaatcagtcaaatcatctaatagctctcagctatcaacttcacatgaatataatataatataaagtttaatttttgatttactacacctgagtttttacctttttttaattagaattttcgatttttaacctaattttttttaattttggttgaTTGACTCAACCAATTTTTATCCTGAATCAGATCAATTTGATTACTGATTTTTAATTAATCTGAATAATTTGGTTTAGTTCTAAAAACCAtggatataatataatataaggtttTTCTCGAAAACTTTTCTTATATATAAAGTCCTAATCACAAATATATAAACTACAAGGATGAAACTAAAAATTGAGTGaagttataaaaatttgaaagtgaTTGAATGTTTTTAAGGTTTAGTACCTTGTACCATGGAACATGACCAATTGTGGCAAAGGCAATTGTGACAGCTGGGTTGACATGTGCACAAGAAATTGGTCCTATGGAGAAGATGATAACAACCACTGTTAATCCTGCTGTGGCTGCATACTCTAGAAGCCCCACTTCACCACTTTGGAATTTTGTGCTTGCTATTATTCCACTTACACAGAACATCAAAATAAATGTTCCAATCACCTCTGCCATCACCTTTATACATGTAACAAAAACAATTTACACTTCTCATATAACAAAAACATTCAAAACCCAATCACATTGATTTTCATAATACATATAACTATGTAAATATGAAACATGCATAATGGGCTAATTTTTCAATTAATAGTATTGGACTTAGCCATAGTAGGAAATAGTGAATAGCTAAGTCATTCCATTCCTAAATCTCTTTTTCTATctaacttcaaaaaaaaaagcaGCTAGAGTAGCAGTTATAtttttacatataataaaattttgtatcCTAAACTATTTCTGTAAATACTTGTCTCATTTTTATTcgttcttataattttttaaattaaatttttttatcaattttatattatttattatgtatattagctttcatattatatatatatatatatatatatatatatatatatatatatatatatatatatatatatatatatatatatatatatatatatatatataaggacagGTATCCGGTATGCCTATAATTTGACTCCGTTTTGTCCCAAACAAAAACCCTCTCCACTCAAAATTCACCCTCTTATCCATCTCAATCGAGTAGGGAGAGAATAGATATCCATGCAGGACGgatctaaaaatttaataatgGAGGAgccgaaaattaaaattttgtataattaaatataatgtcATATATATGATTATGTCATATGATTGtgattagttttttaattaaaaaattaatgaatacttgtcaaataaaagaattatctctgtctttataattttttttataattttttatgattttgcatctaacaaaatataaaattatttatttttaaatattttgttaattaatttactttagtAAGTATTTATGTGCAGcgaattaaatttttatgttttatatcatcgtaaaatatgacataaaataatataaataaatttcacTAACAATTTTGTTGTGTGAATTTAAAATAtactaaagtatttttatataataataggggtaaaaactagtaaaaaaataataaaaaaaaaacaactaaattgtcaattaaaaaaagaacaatattgttataaataatattaaagtattttttatatgattatagatgttaaaattaatttcaaaaaaacaaatgtaaaaagaactctaaatcaaataaaaaaatataaataatataaatgtatATAGAGAAATTTAAACTCTAATACATGATGAATAATAACTCTTTTTATTATTACTACACTATTAAATTTTACTCTATATAATGCATTTATTATAATCTCAAAtgagtttaaatttttttgggcCAAGCCACTACTTGCCCCTGGAGTCCGTCCCTGTATCCATGAATATAAAAATGAGTTGCATTGTCATCCTTACTTAAATTCTTCGTTTGTCATATACATCTAAATCTAATTCCAAAATACATCATACAGTATTATGCAATACAACTATGTATGTTGAAATAAAATTGTGCTAAGATTACTTCGGAAGATTTACCACAAAATGATGATGAGATTGCTAACTCTAAATAAACATAGAAAGCTTGAATATTGACTTACCATACGAACAAAATTGAGATCAATTTTGAAGGGAAAGCATTGAAACCAAGAATTGCTACCCAAAAGATATAAATGCTTTGATTTTGCAGCTCTATAACCAATCCCTTTATTATCATCCCCAGAAGAGATTCCACTACTTGATGCATAATTTGAGACATCAGGAGATGCTTGATTCTCATACATGTCTgccatattaattattattatgatcaaCAAAACTATAgtcctccaaaaaaaaaaaaaaaaaaaaaactacactaCATAATAAAGTCCTTGCTTAATGTGAGTGAAAGCAATAAGAACAGAACATGGTACCTTAGAATAGTTCAGTTTAACTATTGTTGGGAATTTTTTGTTGATCACACTTTTTTGGCTTCTTATAAAGGCATTAACACACGGTTCATGTGTTATGTGGTAGTGAAGTGTTATTAGAATATTAGAAAAGGAGAGCAATTTGTGCTTATTAACTGCTTCAATCTAAGAAAGTTAACCATTACTTTCctacaagtgtaacaaaaaatcTTTTTATGATCATAGGTAATTACCCTTTTTCTGTTCATTTGATGACTCTTTAGAATCCAAACTAAAAGCTATATCTCAACCACTTTCTCATCACTATGATATTAGCATTTTGTTTGATATTGGTAATATTAGAGAAATAATAACTCAAAGTTATCTTATTCTTTAATtcaatatctataattttatatatataatatttatttattatatctaatattatttaattatttaacctATTATATCGTACTTAATGGAATAAATCAGCGATagagactaaaattaaaaaaaaaaacccttataaaaattttactggaccaaaactaaaagtaaaattaaaaatttataaaaataaaaaattattatataaaaactaaaaacttatttaaacaaaatatttaatatttaaaagattTGGGCTAACTACAAAAGGAAAAAAGAGCTTAAAAGCATTATGGGCCAGAGAGAGAAAGTTTTATACTTTTTGAATTGCACcgtataatgaaaataaaaatattataaaatttaagctatgtgatttaaataaattaatatgaaattatactactcttttaatcaaattttttctataaagatattttttttacagAAGAAGCATTTTATTTATAGAATAGCTATACGACACTTATAGATAATAGAAaactttttcttctgtttttttttttttttcaaagtaagGTATTGTTgacttttagaaaaaataaatactttatttttttcaataaaagtattttttctaAAAGATGTATCCAAATaggtttaaaattaaataaacgtactttatttttttgaaaaaaaatttcattcaaaaaaattaatataaactaacacttaatatttttctaaagagtttaattttaataacatcACAAACTATTATTCaagattaaaagataaatgaaaGAGGCAAACAAAAAAGGTGATAAAAGAAATAAGGTAAGAGAAAAGGAGAAAGAGACAACATAAATGATGAGTGAAAGGAGCAGTAGGTGAGGGGAGAAGAGGGTGAAAGAAGGAGAGGGAAGGCCATCGCTAGCTTACTAGCAGGTTGATGGCGATGCTAGCTTTCTAAGTAGCAAAAAAACTTCAAATTAGCACTAGAAAGATGGCTTTAAAGGTACGAcaattacttgttcttcaaaaaggtatgagaactgaacaCAGAAgtctaaattcaaataaaatatgcaaaacaCTTAGGGTCAGTTTGGATTAGCTTTtgaaaaaagtacttatttttctattttttttaaaaagatcttttttttcaatagacaaaaattattttacatttggataaattttttaaaaagagttttcaaGTATTAAAGATGTCTTTTACTTCTGCTTTTTTTTAAAGCAAGGTATTATTGACTTTTAGAAAAAAGCAAATACTTTACTTATTTCAGTAAACGTATTTTATCTAAAAATGTAtctaaataagtttaaaattaaataaaagtattttatttttttaaaaaatattttttactcaaaaaactaatataaactaacacttaatatttttgtaaagagtttaattttaatataaactaacacttaatatttttttaaagagtttaattttaataacatcACAAAGTGTTATTCAAGATTAAAGGGTAAATGAAAGAGGcgaagaaaaggatggagaaagaaatagaggtaaaaaaaaaagggaaagtgaTGAATGAAAGGAGTAGCTAGTGGGTACCGGGAGGAGGGGGAGGAAGAGGGTGAAAAAAGGAGAGGGAATGCCATCGCTGGAAAAAGCGACAACCTAAATGATGAGTGAAAGGAGTAGCTAGTGGGTGCCGGAAAAAGCGACAACCTAAATGATGAGTGAAAGGAGTAGCTAGTGGGTGCCGGGGGGAGGGGACGGAAGATGGTGGAAAAAGGAGAAGGAATGTCATCGCTGGCTTACTAGGTTGATGGCGATGCTAGTCCTCCAAGTAGCAAAAGAACTTTAAATTAGCGCCAGCGAGATAGCTTCAAAGGTACAAcaattacttgttcttcaaaaaggtatgagaattgaacagagaagtctaaactcaaataaaatatgcaaaataCTTAGGGTCAAATTGGATTAACTTTtgaaaaaagtacttatttttctatttttttaaaaaaggtcTTTTTTTTCAGTAGACAAAAGCTATTTCACATTTGAATAGactttttaaaaagagttttcaaGTATTAAAGACGTCTTTTGcttctactttttttttgaaagcaaGGTATTAttgacttttaaaaaaaataaatactttactTTTTCAATAAAAGTACTTTTTCTAAAAGATGTATTCAAATaggtttaaaattaaataaaagtactttattttttaaaaaatatttttttcattcaaaaaagcTATTATAAACTAACACTTAATATTTTtgtaaagaatttaattttaatataaactaacacttaatatttttgtaaacagtttaattttaataacatcACAAGGTATTATTAAAGATTAAAGGGCAAATGAAACAGGCGAAGAAAAAGGTGGTGTAAAAAAATGGAAATAAGAGAAAAGGAGAAAGCGACAACATAAATGACGAGTGAAAGTGTAAGAACCGCAATTAATCGAACCAGATAATTAAGTGGTTATATTGCCCAAATTTGATTCCGAAAAGtcagagtgagaatttgaggttttaaacatcatttttggactcagtgggtcgTTCCaagtcagaaaatgtgctttctgcGAAAAACTGTGAAAAATCACAAACCGACagtgaaccggttgaaccggttcaagtatGCTCGGTGCTGCGCAAGAAAAAGTtgaaacagtcaaaaaccttagaaagaCATTAGAAACAGAAAAtcaggcgttaattttaaaggtttggcccgaagttgggccaaacggactaaaaacgctaacgggttgaacCGGGTCCAAGTttggcccaagtccaacatatataaaggttcatttaatgaaccctagCCTCCATAAATACACACACTTCAGATTTGAGAGAGggaaggagaggaagaagaaaccctaatcacctcaatctttccaagctcatatcttgagctatataGCTCCGATTTGCGTGCCATCAGTGGCTATGCGTTCTTTGCGAAGAGTTCTACAAAGCTAATTCAAGAAATTCTAGAGGTAAACTCGAAATTCTTCCAGTTCTTCTCTTCAAAATTTTGGGTACCTAGGGCTTGGGGCTAagtgagttcttgtgattcttggtgtttaggttcactctaatccttgcttaacTTTGGGTTTTGCCATCCAAATCTATTGAAAAAGGTAAGTGGCTTTGATCTCTTGTGAACTTTTGATTTATGTTGAGCCCTAGGTTAattttgtggtgatttatatgtatatagcttgattattgtgagtttggagcttgttggtgcttgttggagttacCTTGGTGGTTGCATTTTGGTTGAAAGCTCATTTGGTTCATATTGGAGATCgatcaaggtatggtttcgattttctctatgtagtatataatattcatggacacttaggctagtgacccataggataggattggatttgaatggttgatgagttgttggatttaattgtatgatgatgattgatgaaatGATAAATTTTGAGTTGATAATGATGATTAATGGTAATATATTGAGGATGCATGATTTGTGAAGTTGAGTAGTGGATTATGTTGATAAATGTGATATTGGTGTTGATTTATTGATAATATAGTTGGAAATTTGTTAATGAAGTTGGATATATGAGACATATTGATATTGATGTTGTGGATAAGGAAAAATGTGGTATGTTTGGTGTAATATACCACAGAGTGTTGAATTTGAGGAGAATTGGAGTTTTGGAGTGGTTTGGGTTGGTTTGGTTGTATTTTATGAAGGAATTGTGAAAGTTGTAATTTTGGATAAAAgtaaaattttgatgaactttgcttgatcataacttttgcctcggttttcaaaatttgttgaaaatggtttgaaattaaagatttttgaaaaccctttaaatcaatataaagtttgtaaaatttggaattttgtggaGGGAgttataatcaataaaaaatttgtgttaaaaattGGAAATTTAGCAAAGTTACAGAATTCTGAgctttctgatatgtgcgcacgcacattcTGCGAAAATTTTgatctgtgcgtctgcacaggcaGAGGAAGGCGCTATGCTCACAGTGCTGGCATagcttgtgcgcgcgcacaccaaAGGGAGAATTGCGACCTGTGTGTACGCATagatctgtgcgtacgcacacgtcggGGAGGCCAGTCTGTTGAAGGCGCTCGCACAAGTTGTGCAAGTAGACAGACCCTTTTATGTTTTgacacctgtgtgtacgcacacccctgtgcgtacgcacacttctaaAATTTCTTAGGCGTGCACACGCACACCTCTGTGCGGACACACATGCCCTGTTTCTCAACttttactttgttttcaactatttcaccttcccgatgaggttgtaagcttctataacactatTTTAGGAATTTTGGGCCTAGTCttgagtattagaacatgggaCATAACTTAAGGGTTCTAGTACATTATTTTATGATAgattagaaaacgg contains:
- the LOC112737753 gene encoding probable aquaporin NIP7-1, translated to MHMKDKLVIAKLPDMYENQASPDVSNYASSSGISSGDDNKGIGYRAAKSKHLYLLGSNSWFQCFPFKIDLNFVRMVMAEVIGTFILMFCVSGIIASTKFQSGEVGLLEYAATAGLTVVVIIFSIGPISCAHVNPAVTIAFATIGHVPWYKVPIYIIAQIVGSIFATFIGSLVYGIKSEVMITRPIQGCNSAFWVELIATFIIMFLVAALTSEYESVGHLSGFVAGIAIGLAVLITGPVSGGSMNPARSLGPAIVSWKFKDIWIYMIAPSGGAIAGAQTLRFLRLNKDQPCNTDVGHAIPYCSRRNGNGPMILVVEKNWSLLSERVEGFRQRYVLGKKGNTT